The following coding sequences lie in one Montipora foliosa isolate CH-2021 chromosome 11, ASM3666993v2, whole genome shotgun sequence genomic window:
- the LOC137977239 gene encoding jerky protein homolog-like — MDNCCAHPEELKSSDGSITGMFLTPNKTSLIQPMDQGILQAAKNRYKRKLLQRVITNQDAETTQSLKEIKKKLTVKESIYMLADAWEEASAESIFKAFSKLQIHPDAETRLNNSEMQMQSVVSESMMEIVNEVGNS; from the coding sequence ATGGACAATTGCTGTGCCCATCCCGAAGAGCTGAAGAGCAGTGATGGCTCCATCACTGGCATGTTTCTTACTCCAAACAAAACTTCATTAATTCAGCCTATGGATCAAGGCATCTTGCAGGCCGCCAAGAACCGCTACAAAAGGAAACTTCTTCAAAGAGTTATCACAAATCAAGACGCTGAAACAACGCAAAGTCTGAAGGAAATCAAGAAAAAACTAACTGTAAAAGAATCAATTTACATGCTTGCTGATGCATGGGAAGAGGCTAGTGCCGAATCCATATTCAAAGCATTCAGCAAACTGCAAATTCATCCCGACGCCGAGACACGCTTAAACAATTCTGAAATGCAAATGCAAAGCGTTGTCAGTGAATCCATGATGGAAATTGTAAATGAAGTTGGAAACAGTTAA
- the LOC137977241 gene encoding jerky protein homolog-like, whose product MSTKRKRSILSIQDKQSIILRLEKGEKGTSLSSEYDVTKQQISDIRKNKDKIMKSANNLESDHGLKRKSLKVAHDEQLDEALYTWFIQQRTAGTPISGPLLQEKAKHFDSQLHVENANGETLKAWTGWLEKFNNCHGIRNLSIQGEKLSAAVETVEPFLQKLRSFSRSKVIEEKGLTPEQIYNAVETGLLWKCLPDKTLVV is encoded by the coding sequence ATGTCAACAAAGCGTAAGCGTTCAATTCTTTCTATACAAGATAAGCAGTCAATAATTCTAAGATtggaaaaaggagaaaaaggaaCGAGCTTATCCAGTGAATATGACGTCACTAAACAGCAGATTTCGGACATACGTAAAAACAAAGACAAGATTATGAAGTCTGCCAATAACTTGGAGAGCGATCATGGACTAAAACGAAAATCATTGAAAGTTGCACATGATGAACAGCTAGATGAAGCCCTATACACATGGTTCATACAGCAAAGAACAGCTGGCACACCAATTTCTGGTCCCCTTCTGCAAGAAAAAGCAAAGCACTTTGACAGTCAATTACATGTGGAGAACGCGAATGGTGAAACCTTGAAAGCTTGGACAGGATGGCTTGAGAAATTTAACAATTGCCATGGCATTAGAAACCTTAGCATCCAAGGAGAAAAACTTTCTGCAGCAGTAGAAACTGTTGAGCCATTTTTGCAGAAGTTAAGAAGTTTTTCCAGAAGTAAAGTAATCGAGGAAAAGGGTTTAACTCCAGAGCAAATTTACAATGCCGTCGAAACAGGACTCCTGTGGAAGTGTTTGCCTGACAAAACTCTTGTGGTATAA
- the LOC137977242 gene encoding uncharacterized protein, with product MVSKEINIPVDQSIFWTDSACVLGYIANKDKRFHTFVANRVAAIHEVTSPPQWKHVGTKQNPADDASCGLTAEDLLKNKRWIRGPEFLWKSEDAWPSQQCSVSMVAENDPEVKRESQVLSTKAETGSTLGQFFRRFSQWHRLKKFVAWVLRHRANLRRAVERSKSGPLPLNKAARLEPITVEEVNKAEREILIHVQKEKLMEEIATLKVASVIVDKAGTTKAKKPPVKKSSRIFKLDPQLMDGLLRVGGRLEKAPVKLDAKHPIILPASHHVVRLIIRFYHNASGHSGTEHVLSMIRERFWIVKGRAAVKRTLRNCFSCRKRQAPVGEQKMANLPQDRVTPNKPPFTYVGVDCFGPFWVRRGRSQAKRYGVIFTCLTKGAA from the exons ATGGTCTCAAAGGAAATCAATATACCAGTCGATCAATCTATCTTCTGGACAGATAGTGCCTGTGTTTTGGGCTACATCGCCAATAAAGATAAGCGGTTTCACACTTTCGTGGCAAATCGTGTCGCTGCCATACATGAAGTCACTTCACCTCCTCAATGGAAACACGTTGGCACTAAACAGAACCCTGCCGACGATGCCTCGTGTGGCCTCACAGCTGAAGACTTGCTGAAGAACAAACGTTGGATACGAGGACCTGAATTCCTTTGGAAATCAGAAGATGCATGGCCAAGCCAACAGTGTTCGGTATCAATGGTTGCAGAGAACGACCCAGAGGTCAAGAGAGAATCACAAGTGCTTTCAACCAAGGCTGAAACAGGGTCGACCCTTGGTCAATTCTTCAGACGCTTTTCCCAATGGCACCGCTTAAAGAAGTTTGTGGCATGGGTACTGCGTCACCGAGCTAACCTAAGAAGAGCTGTTGAACGCAGCAAGTCAGGACCCCTGCCGCTCAACAAGGCAGCAAGATTAGAGCCAATCACCGTAGAAGAAGTGAACAAGGCTGAAAGAGAAATCTTGATACATGTTCAGAAGGAGAAATTAATGGAAGAGATTGCCACCCTAAAGGTTGCAAGTGTGATAGTTGACAAGGCAGGCACCACCAAAGCCAAGAAACCTCCAGTCAAGAAATCTAGTAGAATCTTCAAGCTTGACCCTCAGTTGATGGACGGTCTACTACGTGTAGGGGGACGGCTCGAGAAAGCACCCGTTAAGCTAGATGCAAAGCACCCAATAATTCTGCCGGCCTCACACCATGTTGTCCGTTTGATCATCAGGTTCTACCATAACGCTTCTGGACATTCTGGCACTGAACACGTACTCTCCATGATCAGAGAAAGATTCTGGATCGTGAAGGGAAGAGCTGCAGTGAAAAGGACCCTTAGAAACTGTTTCAGCTGCAGAAAGCGACAAGCACCAGTTGGAGAGCAGAAGATGGCAAACCTGCCGCAAGACAGGGTCACTCCAAACAAGCCCCCATTTACCTATGTTGGCGTTGACTGTTTTGGGCCCTTTTGGGTTCGACGCGGAAGGAGCCAAGCCAAGAGATATGGTGTGATTTTCACTTGTTTGACC AAGGGGGCAGCCTGA
- the LOC137977243 gene encoding uncharacterized protein: protein MANVESMFHQVRVSPNDCDALRFLWWPNNDLNSEPEEYQMMVHLFGATSSPSCANFGLRQTTEDNCEEFSKEAVDSVKDNFYVDDCLKSVPSETEAIGLVNELRTPLSKGGFRLTKWISNSRKVIDSIPLSERAGSVKDLLLDQLPIERVLGVRWDVESDTFGFKISVKDRPATRREILSVVSSVYDPLGFAAPFILPAKALLQDLCHKNLGWDEPISDEDLIRWRNWLEELPRLEDLLSTAVLSPSTSVKSLPVSYTISQMLPSLHMVL from the coding sequence ATGGCCAACGTAGAGTCAATGTTTCACCAAGTACGTGTCAGTCCTAACGATTGTGACGCTCTTCGGTTCCTTTGGTGGCCAAACAATGACTTGAACAGTGAACCAGAAGAATATCAGATGATGGTGCATCTCTTCGGTGCCACATCATCACCAAGCTGTGCTAACTTCGGTCTCCGGCAAACCACAGAAGACAATTGCGAAGAATTTAGCAAGGAAGCGGTTGACAGCGTCAAGGACAACTTTTACGTCGACGACTGCCTCAAGTCAGTTCCATCCGAAACCGAAGCCATTGGTCTAGTGAACGAGCTCCGCACGCCACTCTCGAAGGGAGGGTTCCGCTTGACAAAATGGATCTCCAATTCCCGAAAGGTCATTGATTCTATTCCACTGTCCGAAAGAGCAGGCTCCGTGAAGGATCTTCTCCTCGATCAACTGCCAATTGAACGGGTCTTGGGAGTCAGATGGGATGTGGAGTCCGACACCTTTGGCTTCAAGATAAGTGTAAAGGACAGGCCTGCAACCAGACGAGAAATTCTATCTGTTGTCAGCTCTGTCTATGACCCGTTAGGATTTGCAGCTCCATTTATCCTGCCAGCGAAGGCGCTGCTTCAAGACCTATGTCACAAAAATCTTGGATGGGATGAACCCATATCGGACGAGGACCTCATACGCTGGAGAAATTGGCTCGAAGAGCTTCCCAGGCTTGAAGACCTTTTGTCAACCGCTGTTTTAAGCCCATCAACTTCGGTGAAGTCGCTTCCAGTCAGCTACACCATTTCGCAGATGCTTCCCAGTTTGCATATGGTGCTGTAA
- the LOC137977244 gene encoding uncharacterized protein, translating into MAGQGEQFYNAKDVEEAVQRGIQRGIASFRNEVSRKQVCTPACKEGQKWDYPQVKAIAGQGKLYVRLLKPQATMGQEEPSTSNDHPSSIHVPEYEPQSLNECIVGARMSAPTICSPQPSTSTACVSSTSINRGTLSNKGTELQSAAVNILTCQQTFDEDEQKDIDNLRTMFPDKDKSYLSEVRRNNITLNDTIDDILGMEALEGWFCFM; encoded by the exons ATGGCCGGTCAAGGGGAGCAGTTTTATAATGCAAAGGATGTAGAGGAGGCTGTGCAAAGAGGGATTCAGAGGGGCATAGCTTCATTTAGAAACGAAG TATCAAGGAAGCAAGTGTGTACACCAGCATGCAAAGAGGGGCAGAAATGGGACTACCCTCAAGTCAAGGCTATAGCTGGGCAGGGAAAGCTGTATGTTCGCCTGCTAAAACCACAAGCTACAATGGGTCAGGAGGAACCATCAACATCGAATGACCATCCATCTAGCATTCATGTTCCTGAATATGAACCACAGTCATTGAATGAATGCATTGTGGGAGCCCGCATGTCTGCACCTACAATATGTAGTCCTCAGCCATCAACCTCAACTGCCTGTGTTTCTTCAACCAGCATCAATAGAGGTACTCTGAGTAACAAAGGAACTGAGTTGCAATCTGCAGCTGTCAACATCTTGACCTGCCAACAGACTTTTGATGAAGATGAGCAGAAAGACATAGACAACCTCAGAACAATGTTCCCTGATAAAGATAAATCATACCTCTCTGAAGTTAGAAGAAACAACATCACTTTAAATGACACAATTGATGATATTCTTGGTATGGAAGCTCTTGAAGGTTggttttgttttatgtaa
- the LOC137977245 gene encoding G2/M phase-specific E3 ubiquitin-protein ligase-like: MEYCSLPVKAIFSSEASLFEGSSDRYVPIYNASAIQSDIFGLVGKMMSYMTFHHDVPFRCISPAVYEYLVTGDLHKAARLSSVLDVPDWEIHEVISKLNDIKTVEDLRTFLLENPNVRDVMNVAGWVKDITVTNKGYAAMNLLVHEVLTKRKFAMDQIRRGLDCLEVLSLIQKYPDEMKEYFVKADKADITPDVMIREVFANANGKEDSQEKEQARKFFVQSLDVLDDDQKDDGMRKVLMYATVRNSIPH; the protein is encoded by the exons ATGGAGTACTGTTCACTGCCGGTAAAAGCCATTTTTTCCAGTGAGGCGTCCTTGTTTGAAGGGTCATCAGACAGATATGTCCCCATATACAATGCATCAGCCATCCAATCTGACATTTTTGGATTGGTTGGGAAAATGATGAGCTACATGACATTTCATCATGACGTACCCTTTCGTTGCATAAGCCCAGCAGTCTATGAGTATTTGGTAACAGGGGATCTTCATAAGGCAGCCAGATTGTCCTCTGTGTTGGATGTTCCAGACTGGGAGATACATGAAGTTATTTCAAAG CTAAATGACATCAAAACTGTTGAAGACTTGAGAACCTTTCTGCTGGAGAATCCAAATGTGCGTGACGTAATGAATGTGGCTGGCTGGGTAAAAGACATCACAGTGACAAACAAAGGATATGCTGCAATGAATCTCCTCGTTCATGAGGTGCTCACTAAACGAAAATTTGCTATGGACCAGATACGAAGAGGATTGGATTGCCTGGAGGTTTTGTCTCTAATTCAGAAATACCCTGATGAGATGAAAGAGTACTTTGTTAAGGCAGATAAGGCAGACATAACACCAGATGTGATGATTAGGGAAGTCTTTGCAAATGCAAATGGTAAAGAAGACAGTCAGGAGAAAGAACAAGCACGCAAGTTCTTTGTACAAAGTCTTGATGTCTTAGATGATG ACCAGAAAGATGATGGAATGAGAAAAGTCTTAATGTATGCCACAGTAAGGAACAGTATCCCCCATTAG